In the Candidatus Cloacimonadota bacterium genome, one interval contains:
- a CDS encoding cold shock domain-containing protein, with protein MNGRVKWFDDSKGYGFVLTDDGKEYFVHWKSIVTISEKSRKFLVPDEEVQFDLMETDKGTQAINVVRLNP; from the coding sequence ATGAACGGAAGAGTAAAGTGGTTTGACGATTCAAAAGGTTATGGATTCGTTTTAACCGATGATGGAAAGGAATATTTTGTACATTGGAAATCTATTGTGACCATCTCAGAGAAATCGCGGAAGTTTTTGGTTCCGGATGAAGAAGTTCAGTTTGATTTGATGGAGACTGATAAAGGCACACAAGCCATAAATGTGGTGCGGTTAAATCCATGA
- a CDS encoding class I SAM-dependent methyltransferase, protein MDIKKIIDFLRDEKKRIILDMLRDNYPYSINEITKLEEQYSDFPIKDLLSLIKIQQRFKHKIDNSEKMIFTDKGGQQASSTMLAKYHAEKFVKFSRIADLCCGIGIDLIHLAEDKDSVFAVDSDPDTLEVAKYNCSIVNRKNVTFQNQNAEDFDRKVDAIFSDPDRRPSNKRKIDPNELSPKLTDILSLRNLTENIAVKLSPAMDYNKMELPFEHTFEFISENGKLKEILLCSGKLHTIGITRKAVLLPQKTEILNSDKRVAVRPINNFIFEPDNAVIRAGLVQECGWEIGYDLIDEKLALLTGSKQINSNLGKCFKVITVFGYDVKKLKRFCKEFDVGDLVIKTRGFPLTVEKLRRKINLKLNGRNKKILFIIRRKDDHQMMISEENS, encoded by the coding sequence ATGGATATTAAGAAAATTATTGATTTTCTCAGAGATGAAAAAAAGCGAATAATTCTGGATATGTTAAGAGATAATTATCCTTATTCGATTAATGAAATAACAAAATTAGAAGAACAATATTCTGATTTTCCGATAAAAGATCTATTATCTTTGATTAAAATTCAACAGAGATTTAAACATAAAATAGATAATTCAGAAAAAATGATATTTACAGATAAAGGTGGGCAGCAAGCCAGTTCAACAATGTTAGCAAAATATCATGCTGAAAAATTTGTGAAGTTTTCTAGAATTGCCGACCTTTGCTGTGGAATTGGAATAGATCTTATTCATCTTGCTGAAGATAAAGATTCTGTTTTTGCAGTTGATTCTGATCCTGATACACTTGAAGTTGCAAAATATAATTGCTCGATTGTAAACAGAAAAAATGTTACATTCCAAAACCAAAATGCAGAAGATTTTGATAGAAAAGTAGATGCGATATTTTCTGACCCTGACAGAAGACCTTCCAACAAACGTAAAATAGATCCCAATGAATTGTCACCAAAGTTAACAGATATTTTGAGTTTACGGAATTTAACCGAAAATATTGCTGTAAAGTTATCTCCTGCAATGGATTACAATAAAATGGAATTGCCCTTTGAGCATACATTTGAGTTCATTTCTGAAAATGGAAAATTAAAAGAAATCCTGCTTTGTTCAGGAAAATTGCATACAATTGGAATTACCAGGAAAGCTGTTTTACTTCCTCAGAAAACTGAGATTTTGAATAGTGATAAAAGAGTTGCTGTGAGACCAATTAATAATTTTATTTTTGAACCTGATAATGCTGTAATTCGGGCCGGATTGGTGCAGGAATGCGGCTGGGAAATTGGTTATGATCTTATTGATGAGAAATTGGCTTTGCTGACGGGAAGTAAACAAATTAACTCGAACCTGGGAAAATGCTTTAAAGTAATCACAGTTTTTGGTTATGATGTAAAGAAACTTAAAAGATTCTGTAAAGAGTTTGATGTTGGAGATTTAGTAATTAAAACACGAGGATTTCCCCTTACGGTCGAAAAATTGAGAAGAAAAATTAATTTGAAACTCAACGGCAGGAATAAGAAGATTCTATTCATAATTCGAAGAAAAGATGATCATCAAATGATGATCTCAGAAGAAAATTCATAA